TCACGACGGCGACCGACGGGGACAAGGACGGCGCCGGCATGCATCTGGAGATGACGGTCGCCTGCCTCGCCGTGGTGGCCGGGCTGCTCCTCTTGCAACCGAAGCAGCGCCGCCAGACCGCTCCCAGCCTCGTCGACGAGCGCGGTCCCATCCGGTATCCGGCCCGGGCCGACCCGGGCCGACCCCGCATGCGATCACTTGAGGAGCTCTGCATCTCGCTGACGTGAGCGGGCAGCCGGACCAAGCTGCCCGCAACTCGCATCGCGAGATCACAGGGAGCACCCCATGCGACGGATCTTGCTCGTGCTGGCCGCTGCCTTCCTGCTGGCCGCCTGCAACCAGGGCGGAGGGGACCAGGGACAGGGCACCGGGCCGGCCGAGGCGGCGCCAAGCGACGCCGACGTCAGCTTCACTCAGAACATGATCCCCCACCACCAGCAGGCCATCGAGATGGCCAAGCTGGTGGACACTCACACCGACCGGCCCGAGCTCCGCCAGCTCGCCGACAGCATCGTGAGCAGCCAGAGTCAGGAGATCACCCAGATGGAAGGCTGGCTGCGCAGCTGGGGCAAGCCTACGACACCATCCGCAGGTCACGGCGGCCACGGCGACACCGAGATGCCAGGCATGATGAGCGAG
This is a stretch of genomic DNA from Actinomycetota bacterium. It encodes these proteins:
- a CDS encoding DUF305 domain-containing protein, whose translation is MRRILLVLAAAFLLAACNQGGGDQGQGTGPAEAAPSDADVSFTQNMIPHHQQAIEMAKLVDTHTDRPELRQLADSIVSSQSQEITQMEGWLRSWGKPTTPSAGHGGHGDTEMPGMMSEAEMRQLMESTGTDFDLAFVEMMAAHRRGAIDMANTELLDGSLPEVTRLAQQIVDTQQNEIDQLLEWKTEWSAAGIG